In Proteus vulgaris, one DNA window encodes the following:
- a CDS encoding endonuclease → MNRTNFLVTFLIALFAIPAFAEHPTSFSQAKRFAREIYQDNQSTFYCGCSYNNDGAIDAASCGYEPRKQPKRGERLEWEHVVSAWEIGHQRQCWQNGGRRNCEKNDAEFSKMVSDLHNLVPSVGELNGDRSNFRFGMIPNEPRSYGQCDFEVDFKDRRAEPPANRQGDIARIYFYMRDQYGLRLSRQQTQLFEAWSRMDPVDEWEKVRDFKIKTIQGNSNCHVSNSC, encoded by the coding sequence ATGAATAGAACTAATTTTCTCGTTACCTTCTTAATAGCGTTGTTCGCTATCCCTGCATTTGCAGAACACCCAACATCGTTCAGCCAGGCAAAACGATTTGCCCGAGAAATTTACCAAGACAACCAGAGTACGTTTTACTGTGGATGTAGCTATAACAATGATGGTGCGATTGATGCTGCATCTTGCGGATATGAACCAAGGAAGCAACCGAAACGAGGAGAACGCTTAGAGTGGGAGCACGTTGTCTCAGCTTGGGAAATTGGCCATCAACGCCAATGCTGGCAAAATGGTGGTCGTCGGAACTGTGAAAAGAATGATGCTGAGTTTTCTAAAATGGTGTCGGATCTCCATAACCTTGTACCATCTGTAGGAGAACTCAATGGGGATAGATCAAATTTTCGATTTGGCATGATTCCGAATGAACCAAGATCCTATGGTCAATGTGATTTCGAAGTTGATTTCAAAGACCGTCGAGCAGAACCACCAGCTAACCGTCAGGGTGATATTGCTAGAATTTATTTCTACATGCGAGATCAATACGGCCTAAGACTCAGTAGGCAACAAACTCAGCTATTTGAAGCTTGGTCAAGAATGGACCCTGTTGACGAATGGGAAAAAGTGCGTGATTTTAAGATTAAAACTATTCAAGGTAACTCTAACTGCCATGTGTCAAATAGCTGTTAA
- a CDS encoding ATP-binding protein encodes MSYLPIERLEQLRIGTVGFVSPSEIRVSLEIDSPDSVSLQGGSPRNFPRINSYVLINSDDGFLVGQVEWIAVEHSPYPKRRGLQDFGLIDLPFPLKKLSINPVGTLRSDRKNDGFKFTRGTDAFPSVGDSVLLPTDQQLNSIIESGENRRVKIGDSPLANNAEIKIDPDKLFGRHIAVLGNTGSGKSCSVAGLIQWSLDAVLQQGQTPNARFIILDPNGEYSRAFGPKSKYKGNLLRVEANSDYGELELKVPSWLWNSSEWGAFTQASSKVQLPLLRRALRAMRNDVLSEDDVTIQAKHFCGILLVSIRQLASQGQIYVNGGHAKGLVESLTSWETSLITLNEKIHNQPFNSVISTINTYLSSRRGAQWPAKPEVSDTDKLISELKEAHVALGGDEQELLPKSEDTPIRFEGDDFVAYLEALAQETGTEQFMEFLLTRIRTMLGDTRISAVTKDSEEPISLTDWLDTFLGKDTHGAITVIDLSLVPNEIIHLVTAVISRVTFEALQRYRKMNGKPLPTVMVAEEAHTFIKRYKEESESQSVSDVCCKVFEKIAREGRKFGLGLVVSSQRPSELSPTVLSQCNTFLLHRISNDRDQEQVHRLVPDNMRGLLRELPSLPSRHAILLGWASELPVLVRMKELSEEQRPQSDDPDFWDVWSNSTGEPREVNWQPIVEEWQNRD; translated from the coding sequence ATGAGTTACTTGCCTATAGAAAGACTGGAACAGTTACGAATCGGAACCGTTGGTTTTGTATCGCCTAGTGAAATTAGAGTTTCCTTAGAAATTGATTCCCCAGACTCAGTCTCTCTTCAAGGAGGCTCACCTCGCAACTTTCCTCGAATCAACAGTTATGTGCTTATAAACAGTGATGATGGATTTCTAGTTGGTCAAGTTGAGTGGATCGCAGTAGAACACTCGCCATACCCCAAAAGAAGAGGCTTGCAAGATTTTGGCTTGATAGACTTACCTTTTCCTCTAAAAAAGCTCAGTATCAACCCCGTTGGTACATTGAGAAGCGATAGAAAAAACGATGGTTTCAAATTCACCAGAGGAACAGATGCATTTCCTTCAGTTGGTGATTCAGTGCTTTTACCTACTGACCAACAATTAAACTCAATAATCGAATCAGGTGAAAACAGAAGGGTTAAAATAGGAGATAGTCCTCTAGCTAACAATGCAGAAATAAAAATCGACCCCGATAAGCTTTTTGGGCGACATATAGCTGTTTTAGGCAACACAGGTAGTGGTAAATCTTGCTCTGTGGCGGGACTAATTCAATGGTCACTGGACGCAGTTTTACAACAGGGCCAAACTCCGAACGCTCGATTTATAATACTTGATCCTAACGGGGAGTACAGCCGAGCATTTGGTCCAAAGTCAAAATATAAGGGGAATTTATTGCGCGTAGAGGCTAACTCTGATTATGGTGAGTTAGAACTTAAAGTACCATCATGGCTATGGAACAGTTCAGAATGGGGGGCGTTCACTCAGGCAAGTTCAAAAGTTCAACTCCCATTACTACGACGAGCTTTGAGGGCGATGAGAAATGATGTGTTGTCAGAAGATGATGTGACAATTCAAGCAAAACATTTTTGCGGAATACTTTTAGTTTCAATAAGGCAACTAGCAAGTCAAGGGCAGATATATGTGAATGGTGGTCATGCCAAAGGCTTAGTTGAAAGTTTAACGTCATGGGAAACTAGCCTCATAACATTAAACGAAAAAATCCACAACCAACCTTTCAATAGTGTAATAAGCACGATAAATACTTACCTATCTTCCAGAAGAGGAGCACAGTGGCCTGCTAAGCCTGAAGTCAGTGATACTGATAAGTTGATTTCTGAGTTAAAAGAAGCTCATGTTGCACTTGGTGGTGATGAACAAGAACTTCTCCCGAAAAGTGAAGATACGCCTATTCGCTTTGAAGGTGATGACTTCGTCGCCTATCTCGAAGCTTTAGCACAAGAAACGGGAACTGAGCAGTTCATGGAATTTCTTTTGACTCGAATTCGCACAATGCTAGGTGACACCCGAATTAGTGCAGTTACTAAAGATTCTGAGGAACCAATAAGTTTAACTGATTGGCTAGATACTTTTCTTGGGAAGGATACTCATGGTGCTATCACTGTTATCGACCTATCACTAGTTCCCAATGAAATTATCCATCTTGTAACAGCAGTAATCTCTAGAGTGACTTTTGAAGCTCTTCAACGATATCGGAAGATGAATGGAAAACCATTACCAACAGTAATGGTTGCAGAGGAAGCTCATACATTTATCAAACGATACAAAGAAGAAAGTGAGAGTCAATCAGTTTCTGATGTGTGCTGCAAAGTATTTGAAAAAATCGCTCGCGAAGGGCGTAAATTTGGTTTGGGACTAGTAGTATCATCCCAACGACCTTCTGAGTTATCTCCTACTGTTCTTTCTCAATGTAATACTTTTTTACTGCACAGAATTAGCAATGATAGAGACCAAGAACAAGTTCATAGGCTTGTTCCCGATAACATGAGGGGACTATTAAGAGAGCTACCATCGCTACCATCTCGACATGCAATTTTACTCGGATGGGCTTCAGAACTACCGGTGTTAGTTCGAATGAAAGAACTTAGTGAAGAGCAAAGGCCTCAGTCTGATGATCCTGACTTTTGGGACGTATGGTCTAACTCCACAGGTGAGCCTCGTGAAGTAAACTGGCAGCCAATCGTTGAAGAATGGCAAAACAGAGATTAA
- a CDS encoding SIR2 family protein: protein MTIQQIKVGSVPDIIELTPNSNEQSDSYPFILSTNTSWGEQGSKISIEKLRQNIEPWLTALFQSEHLNLLIGAGLSTSIQMSATGVPPVGMGWISDLAVCQSEINEFATKAAKSAGRAQGNIEDQIRAINELIKGLEILTVLDSPQPENPPAPYAAYRDLKADLAAIKGELSRCLGEFSKSVSTGEHLIKSAEKKRKEETFNYLVSFLMSFASRTATRDRLHIFTTNYDRIIEVGAELAGLRLIDRFVGSIAPVFRSSRLEVDYHYNPPGIRGEPRYLEGVARFTKLHGSLDWHEQDGAIRRFGLPFGARSVEPFLEAEGHESDSYEQLMIYPNSVKDRETAEYPYVELFRDLAAATSRPNSTLVTYGYSFGDEHINRVIEDMLTVPSTHLVIIAFGDPLERIMNFIGKSGRKAQITLLMGDHLGDLKTLVDNYLPKPAIDKASIKMAELLKQRGFIQSEHSGNATTTEVTS, encoded by the coding sequence ATGACTATTCAGCAAATTAAAGTTGGCAGTGTTCCTGATATTATTGAGCTAACACCAAACTCCAATGAGCAAAGTGATTCTTATCCTTTTATCCTATCAACGAATACTTCATGGGGAGAACAGGGTTCTAAAATATCAATAGAGAAATTACGCCAAAATATTGAGCCTTGGTTAACAGCACTTTTTCAATCCGAACATTTAAATCTATTGATCGGTGCGGGTTTAAGTACGTCTATTCAAATGTCGGCTACAGGCGTGCCACCCGTTGGAATGGGGTGGATCAGTGATCTAGCGGTCTGTCAAAGCGAAATAAATGAATTCGCTACAAAAGCTGCCAAATCGGCTGGTCGCGCACAAGGAAATATAGAAGATCAAATTAGAGCTATTAATGAACTTATCAAAGGTCTTGAAATTTTAACAGTGTTGGATAGCCCGCAACCTGAAAACCCCCCGGCTCCATATGCAGCCTATAGAGACCTAAAAGCTGATTTAGCTGCAATTAAGGGGGAATTGTCTCGATGTCTAGGTGAGTTTTCAAAATCTGTCAGTACAGGAGAACACTTAATTAAAAGTGCTGAAAAAAAACGAAAAGAGGAAACTTTCAATTATCTTGTGAGTTTCTTAATGAGCTTTGCAAGTAGAACCGCTACACGCGACAGATTGCATATTTTTACAACGAACTATGACCGAATTATCGAGGTTGGTGCTGAACTTGCTGGTTTAAGACTCATAGACCGTTTTGTTGGAAGTATTGCTCCCGTTTTTAGATCCTCAAGATTAGAAGTTGATTATCACTATAACCCTCCGGGAATACGTGGTGAACCAAGATATTTGGAAGGAGTGGCACGTTTTACCAAACTTCACGGTTCTCTAGATTGGCACGAACAAGATGGTGCGATTAGGCGCTTTGGCCTACCTTTTGGAGCTCGCTCTGTTGAACCGTTTCTAGAAGCAGAGGGGCACGAAAGCGATAGTTATGAACAACTTATGATTTACCCTAATTCAGTCAAAGATAGAGAAACCGCTGAGTACCCCTATGTAGAGTTATTTAGAGACTTAGCAGCAGCGACTAGCCGTCCAAACAGTACATTAGTCACGTATGGCTATAGCTTTGGTGATGAGCATATAAACAGAGTAATTGAAGATATGCTTACCGTTCCATCTACCCATCTAGTCATCATTGCTTTCGGAGATCCGCTAGAAAGAATTATGAACTTCATTGGTAAAAGTGGAAGAAAAGCTCAAATCACTTTACTAATGGGTGACCATTTGGGGGATCTAAAAACTTTGGTTGATAACTATCTACCTAAACCAGCCATAGATAAAGCATCAATAAAGATGGCCGAATTACTAAAACAGCGAGGCTTTATCCAGTCAGAACACTCAGGTAATGCAACTACCACCGAGGTAACATCATGA
- the traN gene encoding conjugal transfer protein TraN has translation MKPTLFTRVLAGILSITMACLPLHGVAADVQRQSGLSGQQEGKQLLQNWTMPALNGNTLSVPNGSGNESINLQELFPGMDQGSLDVLTGVYGSDASMNQLGTQRQESMASESGATGEAFRSLQQIKDRSRPDMVNDPLWALTDAVQTDPNLLTQSFPGCESQGEGSPNYQQCDRLNTAVNSCTITHDYTAGIIEHVSGPMNLRSCGEGCLEVWIGRIGDNYWSGRCKVFEQAITLKVVNPDAITSAVLEYAKWDDYMQVWLGDQKVWSGPNNNFPPETSGRCELSTSWERNPNTDLTARLKAVEPGLEVPVKIRVSVTGSGEGYARIKVRFDPTKVVMNDSWSPQSCIEQAADIPTKFSDYSIQCTDQPSSTNGCTVVNGVSVCESYFAPSPVAGISPLCRRVQVSVDDESYKGIENQACQVLEANPSCGFMSSECAETNDKGECTRFTDTYDCGLQTSDPKCVVSNLMPSSFEACEPTQTITPFTETKHVPDYQVCEKISTLTQCQLERRVSAETHQQSWSIERGCFSSETLSFVPQHSSTMQTGNATLRIFDNQNTEIKITESPSKANGWKTTLSLTGNKETVTETKPSIKYPEMTCPKGTLVGSLCKVVNGSIISWHEPQEVTRSRCDSGWNKVDFDTCSREVQKCLAPAKLSASLTFSGKYLEQDVVHQSSDPGIDQCLMQTDQFTAVQWQCLDTGTKRIDGLTVGSSELAKLGSLYPAVVSSPAHLTSRGSSDGLGLSCWRAKATYNASTAHPEFNMGSSDSWVDANGNTQTIVNNGQNTTTNTCAALEQNPACQYVRTECTEGGAGHEGFCYIQSLVYDCGQSVEVQNARMETQYNCEGPVRCMGTDCLEPESIKQANFAEAAAMLNAAQFMTNDMSCTGADGQDNVECTVFKGNAGQCKKAVGGIVDCCEKPSGVSLSDYITMIVAVNKLDTAVMAMNPSSAIYGSWNTLREPITSTWSAVKEPFVSAWDSLMGAGPSTAAGAGAEQAATGFMQVLTNKTAEWVGSTFGSGAQSALFSNVGGAVGADGVVSGGNFALGGAAGAVLSTVMTAYMIYSVTMILIQLIWKCEQSEFEMNAKRVLKSCHYVGSYCKSKFLGACVEKRQSYCCFTSPLSRIIQEQVRPQLGLGWGSAKSPNCEGLTASQLNQVDWSQVNLDEWIGILSITGNLPEVPSLDLERLTGSGSTLNVDGNRQSAADRAIERLNGMDAQKLRQEATEEVSGNN, from the coding sequence ATGAAACCAACACTTTTTACCCGAGTTTTAGCGGGTATTTTATCAATCACTATGGCGTGCCTGCCCTTACATGGTGTGGCCGCTGATGTGCAGCGCCAATCCGGCCTAAGCGGACAACAAGAAGGTAAGCAATTGCTGCAAAACTGGACGATGCCCGCACTCAATGGCAATACATTGTCGGTGCCGAATGGCAGTGGTAATGAGTCCATTAACTTGCAAGAGCTTTTCCCTGGTATGGATCAGGGCTCATTGGATGTCTTAACGGGCGTTTATGGCTCTGATGCCAGCATGAATCAATTGGGGACACAGCGCCAAGAGAGCATGGCATCCGAAAGTGGCGCTACGGGTGAAGCATTTCGTTCGCTACAGCAAATCAAAGACAGGTCTCGGCCAGATATGGTCAATGATCCGCTTTGGGCATTAACTGATGCGGTTCAAACTGACCCCAATCTATTAACCCAAAGCTTCCCCGGCTGTGAGTCTCAAGGTGAAGGCAGCCCAAATTACCAGCAATGTGACAGGCTCAATACAGCGGTTAACAGCTGCACTATTACTCACGATTACACGGCAGGCATTATTGAGCATGTTTCTGGACCGATGAACCTTCGCTCTTGTGGTGAGGGGTGTCTTGAAGTTTGGATTGGACGAATTGGCGACAACTACTGGAGTGGCCGTTGTAAAGTGTTTGAACAGGCCATCACACTCAAAGTCGTGAACCCCGATGCGATTACCTCAGCCGTTCTTGAGTACGCTAAATGGGATGACTACATGCAAGTTTGGCTTGGCGATCAGAAAGTCTGGTCTGGGCCGAACAATAACTTTCCACCAGAAACGTCAGGTCGCTGCGAGCTCAGTACCAGTTGGGAGCGCAATCCAAATACCGATCTCACTGCCAGGCTAAAAGCGGTAGAACCCGGTTTAGAAGTGCCGGTAAAAATTCGCGTATCGGTTACGGGTAGTGGTGAGGGGTATGCACGCATCAAGGTGCGCTTTGATCCAACCAAGGTGGTGATGAATGATAGTTGGTCGCCACAATCCTGTATCGAACAAGCAGCGGATATCCCGACGAAGTTTTCAGACTACAGCATTCAATGCACGGATCAGCCTTCTTCAACCAACGGATGTACGGTGGTCAATGGTGTTTCAGTTTGTGAGTCCTATTTTGCCCCAAGCCCAGTGGCTGGCATATCGCCTTTGTGTCGTCGTGTGCAAGTGAGTGTGGATGATGAAAGCTATAAAGGGATTGAAAATCAGGCCTGCCAAGTGCTTGAAGCGAATCCTTCCTGTGGATTCATGTCGTCAGAATGTGCCGAGACCAATGATAAAGGTGAATGCACTCGTTTTACCGATACCTATGACTGTGGATTGCAAACCAGCGATCCAAAGTGTGTGGTATCCAATCTTATGCCGAGTAGTTTTGAAGCCTGTGAGCCTACTCAGACGATCACGCCATTTACTGAAACCAAGCATGTACCCGATTACCAGGTGTGCGAGAAGATCAGCACGCTTACTCAGTGTCAGTTAGAGCGACGTGTATCCGCTGAAACCCATCAACAAAGCTGGTCCATTGAGCGTGGTTGCTTTAGCTCCGAAACGCTCAGTTTTGTTCCACAGCACAGCAGTACTATGCAAACTGGAAACGCTACGCTGAGGATTTTTGATAATCAAAATACTGAGATAAAAATCACCGAGTCGCCATCCAAGGCAAATGGCTGGAAAACGACACTCTCATTGACGGGCAATAAGGAGACGGTGACTGAGACGAAACCGTCCATTAAATACCCTGAAATGACCTGTCCAAAAGGAACCTTGGTTGGCTCATTGTGTAAAGTCGTCAATGGTTCGATTATTTCGTGGCATGAACCCCAGGAGGTCACTCGTTCCAGATGCGATTCCGGCTGGAACAAAGTCGATTTCGACACTTGCAGCCGAGAAGTTCAGAAGTGTTTGGCTCCTGCGAAACTGAGTGCTTCCTTGACCTTCTCCGGCAAGTACTTAGAGCAAGACGTTGTTCATCAATCAAGTGATCCGGGCATAGACCAATGCTTGATGCAAACGGATCAGTTTACTGCGGTGCAGTGGCAGTGTTTGGATACGGGCACAAAACGAATCGACGGGTTAACGGTTGGTAGTAGCGAGTTGGCGAAGCTTGGAAGTCTTTATCCGGCTGTTGTTTCGTCTCCTGCTCATTTAACCAGTCGTGGCAGCTCTGATGGACTGGGGCTCTCATGCTGGAGGGCAAAAGCGACCTATAATGCCTCGACTGCTCACCCAGAGTTCAACATGGGCAGCTCAGATAGCTGGGTAGATGCCAATGGTAATACACAAACCATCGTCAATAACGGACAAAACACGACCACCAATACGTGTGCCGCGCTAGAGCAAAATCCGGCCTGCCAGTACGTCAGAACCGAATGTACTGAGGGCGGGGCTGGTCATGAAGGCTTCTGTTATATCCAAAGTTTGGTGTATGACTGCGGACAAAGCGTTGAAGTGCAAAACGCTCGAATGGAAACTCAATACAACTGTGAGGGGCCAGTTCGCTGTATGGGCACAGATTGTTTAGAGCCAGAGTCAATCAAGCAGGCTAACTTTGCAGAGGCCGCTGCGATGCTTAATGCGGCGCAGTTTATGACCAATGATATGTCATGCACAGGAGCTGATGGCCAAGATAACGTCGAGTGTACGGTCTTTAAAGGTAATGCTGGCCAGTGCAAAAAAGCCGTTGGCGGCATAGTGGATTGCTGTGAAAAGCCAAGTGGCGTGTCGCTATCGGATTACATCACGATGATAGTTGCGGTCAACAAGCTTGATACGGCAGTCATGGCCATGAATCCGTCTTCGGCAATCTATGGTTCGTGGAATACGCTCAGGGAACCAATCACCAGTACCTGGAGTGCGGTTAAAGAGCCTTTTGTGTCTGCATGGGACTCTCTCATGGGGGCTGGGCCATCAACGGCTGCTGGCGCGGGAGCGGAGCAAGCTGCGACTGGCTTTATGCAGGTGTTGACCAACAAAACGGCTGAGTGGGTAGGCTCTACGTTTGGTTCGGGGGCGCAATCGGCACTGTTTAGTAACGTTGGTGGTGCGGTTGGAGCCGATGGTGTCGTTTCGGGTGGTAACTTTGCCCTGGGGGGCGCTGCGGGCGCGGTTCTGAGTACGGTTATGACGGCCTACATGATTTATTCAGTCACTATGATCCTCATTCAGCTTATCTGGAAATGTGAGCAGAGCGAGTTTGAAATGAACGCCAAGCGGGTATTGAAGAGTTGCCACTATGTAGGCTCTTACTGCAAGTCTAAGTTCTTAGGTGCCTGTGTTGAAAAACGGCAGTCATATTGCTGTTTTACTTCGCCACTTTCACGGATCATTCAAGAACAAGTACGCCCTCAATTGGGCCTTGGTTGGGGCAGTGCCAAGTCACCAAACTGTGAAGGTTTGACCGCGAGTCAGTTAAACCAGGTAGATTGGAGCCAAGTCAATCTCGATGAATGGATAGGTATCTTGTCGATAACAGGCAACCTACCCGAAGTACCGTCACTGGATCTGGAACGACTCACAGGCTCAGGAAGTACGCTAAACGTTGATGGAAATCGTCAGAGTGCCGCAGATAGAGCCATTGAACGGCTAAACGGAATGGATGCCCAGAAACTTCGCCAGGAGGCAACGGAAGAAGTCTCGGGGAACAATTAG
- a CDS encoding TraU family protein, whose translation MKKLNNTYRLLRTLVVMFVLGASIPAKAELTCPDAGLLSGKLLTDVCWSCIFPIRVAGLPLGSGSVPSGASNKSFCLCEDNLGVPRPGIVTSMWEPARLIELVRTPGCSPSLGGIRLPLGDRRLQGGHGEGEYDTGDLAFYHYHYYAFPLLVMLDLFMDGNCNADGYMDFDLMYLSELDPTWLNDELAFFTQPEAAAVANPLAISACTADAASSTLGKPIDQLFWCAGSWGHLYPLSGHTLAFGSLAENTSHLAARAIAAQHRRGLARRTMGNSALCRPVIEPMLPKSQYKMSMFFPVPETESAHVIGESTMKWGEWRTIPGAGEDALYILWRWQDCCNSGG comes from the coding sequence ATGAAAAAGCTCAATAATACGTATCGTCTGTTGCGGACTCTCGTTGTAATGTTTGTCCTTGGCGCATCTATTCCTGCAAAAGCCGAACTGACCTGCCCAGACGCGGGGTTATTGTCCGGCAAGTTGCTGACGGATGTTTGCTGGTCATGCATTTTTCCTATCCGAGTTGCGGGTCTTCCTCTTGGCTCTGGCAGTGTCCCAAGCGGCGCATCAAACAAGTCATTTTGCTTATGTGAAGACAACTTAGGTGTGCCAAGGCCAGGTATTGTTACCAGCATGTGGGAGCCAGCGCGTCTGATTGAACTAGTCAGAACGCCAGGTTGTTCGCCTTCACTGGGAGGGATTCGTTTACCGTTAGGTGATAGGCGATTGCAAGGTGGTCATGGTGAAGGTGAATACGATACCGGTGATCTTGCTTTCTACCATTACCATTATTACGCCTTTCCGCTTTTGGTCATGCTCGATTTGTTCATGGATGGCAATTGCAATGCCGATGGTTACATGGACTTTGACTTGATGTATTTGTCGGAATTGGACCCAACATGGCTGAACGATGAACTGGCCTTTTTTACTCAGCCTGAAGCGGCTGCCGTTGCCAATCCATTGGCTATATCTGCTTGTACCGCTGACGCTGCTTCATCAACGCTTGGTAAACCCATCGACCAGTTGTTTTGGTGTGCTGGCAGTTGGGGCCATCTCTACCCGTTATCTGGCCACACCTTAGCCTTTGGCTCATTAGCAGAAAACACCAGCCATTTAGCGGCGCGTGCAATCGCGGCTCAACACAGGCGTGGTCTTGCTAGGCGAACAATGGGGAACAGTGCGCTATGCCGACCTGTTATCGAACCCATGCTGCCGAAATCCCAATACAAGATGAGTATGTTCTTCCCTGTACCGGAAACTGAAAGTGCGCATGTCATCGGTGAAAGCACCATGAAATGGGGAGAGTGGCGAACGATCCCCGGTGCCGGTGAAGATGCGCTCTACATTTTGTGGCGCTGGCAAGACTGCTGTAACTCGGGAGGTTAA
- a CDS encoding TrbC family F-type conjugative pilus assembly protein: protein MRRLCLLFLLVAPLAFSQVSWAQEPYPLSDEDKKIVEMSRSILQSAVDGSSEFIEPFSPIEQPKSLKHNDEWLIFASSSLGDSSLMQLFKEASATGAIVLFRGIPEGKTLGAAIRDWHTLMAGLDPVPQVRIDPKAFVHWRVTSVPAIFRIEDDKVTASALGVYSKDWLQRQIETGNTGSLGQRGPIHSILEPDLMQVAMQRLQSLDLGALKKKAIERFWSRQTFTDLPKATQYRIRMVDPTIVMKRPLLDANGRTLIPAGTRINPLKALPFTQQLVVFNASNAEEVDAVAHWLEGQDRTLRRITLITTQLDRAQGWNSLNALEKTLDSPVYLLNASLKQRFDLQVTPSFVQAKGLAFEIEEIPAKELVHEKAQ, encoded by the coding sequence ATGAGAAGACTATGCCTCTTATTTTTGTTGGTTGCGCCATTGGCTTTTAGTCAAGTGTCCTGGGCACAAGAGCCTTATCCGTTGTCTGACGAGGACAAAAAGATCGTCGAAATGAGCCGCAGCATTTTACAAAGTGCTGTGGATGGTTCATCTGAATTTATCGAGCCTTTTTCACCGATTGAACAACCTAAGTCGCTCAAACACAACGATGAATGGTTGATATTTGCGTCGTCCTCACTGGGGGATTCCTCACTGATGCAGCTATTTAAAGAGGCCAGTGCTACCGGCGCTATTGTGTTGTTTCGGGGAATTCCTGAAGGAAAGACCTTGGGGGCGGCTATCCGTGATTGGCATACCCTGATGGCGGGACTTGATCCTGTTCCTCAGGTTCGAATCGATCCGAAAGCCTTTGTGCACTGGCGGGTGACTAGCGTGCCTGCCATTTTCCGCATAGAAGATGACAAGGTGACTGCAAGTGCACTAGGGGTTTACAGCAAGGACTGGTTGCAACGTCAAATTGAAACAGGCAATACCGGATCTTTGGGTCAACGCGGTCCGATTCATTCCATTTTAGAACCGGATTTGATGCAAGTGGCGATGCAGCGTTTACAGTCGCTTGACCTGGGCGCGTTAAAGAAAAAAGCCATTGAGCGTTTCTGGTCTCGCCAAACTTTCACTGACTTACCCAAAGCCACGCAGTATCGGATAAGAATGGTTGATCCAACCATCGTCATGAAGCGGCCACTATTGGATGCCAATGGCCGAACATTGATCCCAGCAGGAACGCGTATTAACCCGCTAAAAGCCTTGCCATTTACTCAGCAGCTCGTGGTGTTTAATGCGTCGAACGCTGAAGAAGTGGACGCAGTAGCGCATTGGCTTGAGGGCCAAGATAGGACGCTGCGCCGCATTACGCTTATCACCACGCAGCTCGACCGTGCTCAAGGTTGGAATAGCCTCAATGCGCTCGAAAAGACATTGGACAGTCCGGTTTATCTTCTCAATGCCTCGCTAAAGCAGCGCTTTGATTTGCAAGTCACCCCATCGTTTGTTCAAGCAAAGGGACTCGCGTTTGAAATAGAAGAAATTCCAGCAAAGGAGCTTGTTCATGAAAAAGCTCAATAA
- a CDS encoding S26 family signal peptidase — MQILRKRMPWRPYLIRLTVLALIMALVGTYAMMRYRIGIDTQQERCLPDTTVYLIDLWNKEPVKDGLYAFHSKGLAPLYNDGTRMLKRLTGMPGDEVNVTPEHVLVNGAEVSTGMALAQRLGAAESQFSRSLTLQENEYWFSGEAATSFDSRYWNAVKREQIVGRAWPLW; from the coding sequence ATGCAGATACTCCGTAAAAGAATGCCTTGGCGGCCATACCTCATCCGGTTGACTGTTCTTGCGTTAATCATGGCCTTGGTAGGCACCTACGCCATGATGCGCTACCGAATAGGTATTGATACCCAGCAAGAGCGCTGCCTGCCTGATACCACGGTGTATCTGATTGACCTATGGAATAAAGAGCCCGTTAAGGATGGTTTGTATGCCTTCCACTCAAAAGGACTCGCTCCGTTATATAACGACGGTACTCGGATGCTGAAACGCCTAACAGGGATGCCTGGGGATGAAGTCAATGTGACGCCTGAGCATGTGCTGGTGAACGGTGCTGAAGTTTCTACCGGCATGGCATTAGCCCAGCGTCTTGGTGCGGCGGAATCACAATTTAGCCGCTCATTGACGCTGCAAGAAAACGAATATTGGTTTTCCGGCGAGGCTGCTACGAGTTTCGACTCCCGCTATTGGAATGCCGTTAAGCGCGAGCAGATTGTTGGTCGCGCTTGGCCGCTTTGGTAG